One part of the Acetoanaerobium sticklandii genome encodes these proteins:
- a CDS encoding ABC transporter permease, protein MSNSKLRKKNNLSNLIGMIYSLAIYTVLYIPVLVMMIFSFNNQRYNYYWNGFTTQWYAKLFTNSTVIGSLWYSVIIAVLATLISVTIGTIGALGLRKYEFKGRKAINNMLYIPIIVPEIVMAVALLIVFMKVGFALGMGSILIGHCTFCIPYAVVTIKGRISGDDYSLEEASMDLGASRIQTFINVTLPSIFPGVISAAFLSFTLSIDDVVMSNMLSGAKNSTLPVLILSMNKSGVTPDINALTTIMILIIVIAMILNNKINNALKKRRKVEGIL, encoded by the coding sequence GTGAGTAATTCTAAACTTCGAAAAAAAAATAACCTATCTAATTTAATAGGAATGATTTACTCCTTAGCAATATATACAGTGCTATATATACCAGTTCTTGTAATGATGATTTTTTCTTTTAACAATCAAAGATATAACTATTATTGGAATGGTTTTACTACTCAATGGTACGCTAAGCTTTTTACAAATTCTACGGTAATTGGAAGCTTATGGTATTCAGTAATAATTGCTGTTTTGGCTACTTTAATATCCGTTACCATAGGCACAATTGGCGCACTTGGATTAAGAAAATATGAATTTAAAGGGAGAAAAGCAATTAATAACATGCTCTATATACCTATAATAGTTCCTGAAATAGTTATGGCTGTTGCTCTTCTTATTGTATTCATGAAAGTTGGATTTGCTCTTGGTATGGGAAGTATACTTATTGGTCATTGCACATTTTGTATACCCTATGCAGTTGTAACCATAAAAGGCAGGATAAGTGGAGATGATTATAGTTTAGAAGAAGCATCGATGGATTTAGGTGCTAGTAGAATTCAAACATTTATTAATGTGACTCTTCCTTCTATTTTTCCAGGAGTCATAAGTGCAGCGTTTTTATCTTTCACATTATCAATAGATGATGTTGTAATGAGCAATATGCTTTCAGGCGCTAAGAATTCAACTCTCCCGGTTCTAATTCTATCAATGAATAAATCAGGGGTTACTCCAGATATTAATGCACTAACCACAATCATGATTCTTATCATTGTAATAGCAATGATTTTGAATAATAAAATTAATAATGCGTTAAAAAAACGCAGAAAAGTGGAGGGAATACTATGA